A region of Streptomyces sp. NBC_01750 DNA encodes the following proteins:
- a CDS encoding Rieske (2Fe-2S) protein, with translation MSGQPTARRTVLKGAALAGAAGLGVAACSTESKLGHAENPTPTAPVDLGAADAVPVGGAKLYREQRLVVSCPAKGQYKAFSAQCTHAGCVLDKLEGTEGNCPCHGSRFDVTTGKAVQGPATVPLPEVPVRVTDGKLVAAPDA, from the coding sequence ATGTCCGGCCAGCCCACCGCCCGCCGCACCGTGCTGAAAGGCGCCGCCCTCGCCGGGGCCGCCGGGCTGGGGGTCGCCGCCTGCTCCACCGAGTCGAAGCTCGGTCACGCCGAGAACCCCACGCCGACCGCGCCCGTCGACCTCGGCGCGGCCGACGCCGTCCCGGTCGGCGGCGCCAAGCTCTACCGTGAGCAGCGCCTGGTCGTCAGCTGCCCTGCCAAGGGCCAGTACAAGGCTTTCAGCGCACAGTGCACCCACGCGGGCTGCGTCCTCGACAAGCTCGAGGGCACCGAGGGCAACTGCCCCTGCCACGGCAGCCGCTTCGACGTCACGACCGGCAAGGCGGTCCAGGGCCCGGCGACCGTGCCGCTCCCCGAGGTCCCGGTCAGGGTGACGGACGGCAAACTCGTCGCGGCCCCCGACGCGTAA
- a CDS encoding carbohydrate kinase family protein, with protein sequence MIVVAGESLIDLVPQGGGEALPVLLPRLGGGPYNMAVALGRLGAPVTFCSRVSTDGFGEALLAGLHSAGVGTSLVQRGPEPTTLAVAAIGTDGSAGYGFYVQGTADRLFELPGPLPDSVRALALGTCSLVLEPGATAYEALLRREAGRGVFTLLDPNIRAGLIPDADAYRARFAGWLPYVSLLKLSEDDAEWLGGVPEGPAVVVLTRGAAGLTVRTRGGLEVSVPATPVSVADTIGAGDTVNAALLHSLAGRNALSADASAALDADGWREVLWFASRAAAITCSRTGAEPPYASELEG encoded by the coding sequence GTGATTGTCGTCGCCGGAGAGTCCTTGATCGACCTGGTCCCGCAGGGGGGCGGCGAGGCGTTGCCGGTGCTGCTGCCGCGGCTCGGCGGCGGTCCGTACAACATGGCCGTCGCCCTGGGACGGCTCGGCGCACCGGTCACCTTCTGCTCGCGTGTCTCGACGGACGGGTTCGGCGAGGCGCTGCTGGCCGGATTGCATTCGGCGGGGGTCGGGACGTCGCTGGTACAGCGTGGCCCCGAGCCGACGACCCTCGCGGTCGCGGCCATCGGCACGGACGGCTCCGCCGGGTACGGCTTCTATGTGCAGGGCACTGCGGACCGGCTCTTCGAGCTGCCGGGGCCGTTGCCGGATTCGGTACGGGCCCTGGCGCTCGGGACCTGCTCGCTGGTGCTGGAGCCGGGCGCTACCGCGTACGAGGCGCTGCTGCGGCGGGAGGCGGGGCGCGGGGTCTTCACCTTGCTCGACCCGAACATCAGGGCCGGCCTGATCCCGGACGCGGACGCCTATCGGGCACGGTTCGCCGGCTGGCTGCCGTATGTGTCGCTGCTGAAGCTCTCCGAGGATGATGCGGAGTGGCTCGGCGGTGTACCCGAGGGGCCTGCGGTGGTGGTACTGACGCGGGGCGCGGCGGGACTGACGGTACGGACGCGGGGCGGACTGGAGGTCTCGGTTCCGGCCACGCCGGTGTCGGTCGCCGACACGATCGGCGCGGGCGACACGGTGAACGCGGCGCTGCTGCACAGCCTCGCGGGCCGAAACGCCCTGTCGGCGGACGCCTCGGCGGCGCTGGACGCGGACGGCTGGCGTGAGGTGCTGTGGTTCGCGTCCCGGGCGGCGGCGATCACGTGCTCCCGCACGGGTGCGGAGCCGCCGTACGCCTCGGAGCTGGAAGGCTGA
- the uvrA gene encoding excinuclease ABC subunit UvrA, with the protein MADRLIVRGAREHNLKNVSLDLPRDSLIVFTGLSGSGKSSLAFDTIFAEGQRRYVESLSSYARQFLGQMDKPDVDFIEGLSPAVSIDQKSTSRNPRSTVGTITEVYDYLRLLFARIGKPHCPECGRPIARQSPQAIVDKVLELPEGSRFQVLAPLVRERKGEFVDLFADLQTKGYSRARVDGQTIQLSEPPTLKKQEKHTIEVVIDRLTVKDSAKRRLTDSVETALGLSGGMVVLDFVDLAEDDPERERMYSEHLYCPHDDLSFEELEPRSFSFNSPFGACPDCSGIGTRMEVDPELIVPDEEKSLDEGAIHPWSHGHTKEYFGRLIGGLAQALGFSTDMPWSGLPQRARKALLYGHKTQLEVRYRNRYGRERAWTTPAFEGAVQFVKRRHSEAESDSSRERFEGYMREVPCPTCHGTRLKPIVLAVTVMEKSIADIAAMSISECAEFLGALKLNARDKKIAERVLKEVNERLKFLVDVGLDYLSLNRAAGTLSGGEAQRIRLATQIGSGLVGVLYVLDEPSIGLHQRDNHRLIETLVRLRDMGNTLIVVEHDEDTIKVADWVVDIGPGAGEHGGKVVHSGSLKDLLGNKASITGQYLSGKRAIPTPDIRRPTDPGRRLTVHGARENNLRDIDVSFPLGVLTAVTGVSGSGKSTLVNDILYTHLARELNGAKSVPGRHTRVDGDDLVDKVVHVDQSPIGRTPRSNPATYTGVFDHVRRLFAETMEAKVRGYLPGRFSFNVKGGRCENCSGDGTIKIEMNFLPDVYVPCEVCHGARYNRETLEVHYKGKSIAEVLDMPIEEALHFFEAVPTISRHLRTLNEVGLGYVRLGQSAPTLSGGEAQRVKLASELQKRSTGSTVYVLDEPTTGLHFEDISKLIHVLSGLVDKGNTVIVIEHNMDVIKTADWVIDMGPEGGNGGGLVIAEGSPEQVAGVPTSHTGKFLRDILDAERISDAVVPAPRSATKKAPVKKTPVKKAAAVKKTVAAKAAPAKKTATARTSRARKA; encoded by the coding sequence GAGTCGCTCTCCTCGTACGCCCGGCAGTTCCTCGGACAGATGGACAAGCCGGACGTCGACTTCATCGAGGGCCTCTCTCCGGCCGTCTCCATCGACCAGAAGTCGACCTCGCGCAACCCGCGCTCGACGGTCGGCACCATCACCGAGGTCTACGACTACCTCAGGCTGCTCTTCGCCCGTATCGGCAAGCCGCACTGCCCCGAGTGCGGCCGGCCCATCGCGCGCCAGTCGCCGCAGGCCATCGTCGACAAGGTCCTCGAGCTGCCCGAGGGCAGCCGCTTCCAGGTGCTCGCGCCGCTGGTGCGCGAGCGCAAGGGAGAGTTCGTCGACCTCTTCGCCGATCTGCAGACCAAGGGGTACAGCCGGGCGCGGGTCGACGGGCAGACCATTCAGCTCTCCGAGCCGCCCACGTTGAAGAAGCAGGAGAAGCACACCATCGAGGTGGTCATCGACCGCCTCACTGTCAAGGACAGCGCCAAGCGGCGGCTGACCGACTCGGTCGAGACCGCGCTCGGCCTCTCCGGCGGCATGGTCGTGCTCGACTTCGTCGACCTCGCCGAGGACGACCCCGAGCGTGAGCGGATGTACTCCGAGCACCTCTACTGCCCGCACGACGACCTCTCCTTCGAGGAGCTGGAGCCCCGCTCCTTCTCCTTCAACTCGCCCTTCGGCGCCTGCCCCGACTGCAGTGGCATCGGCACCCGCATGGAGGTCGACCCCGAGCTGATCGTCCCGGACGAGGAGAAGTCCCTCGACGAAGGCGCGATCCACCCCTGGTCGCACGGCCACACCAAGGAGTACTTCGGGCGACTGATCGGCGGCCTCGCCCAGGCCCTTGGCTTCTCCACCGACATGCCCTGGTCCGGACTGCCGCAGCGCGCCAGGAAGGCCCTGCTGTACGGACACAAGACCCAGCTCGAGGTCCGCTACCGGAACAGGTACGGACGGGAGCGCGCCTGGACCACCCCCGCCTTCGAAGGGGCGGTGCAGTTCGTCAAGCGGCGGCACAGCGAGGCCGAGAGCGACTCCAGCAGGGAGCGCTTCGAGGGCTATATGCGCGAGGTGCCCTGCCCGACCTGTCATGGCACCCGGCTGAAGCCGATCGTCCTCGCGGTCACAGTGATGGAGAAGTCCATCGCCGACATCGCCGCGATGTCGATCAGTGAGTGCGCGGAATTCCTCGGCGCGCTGAAGCTGAACGCCCGCGACAAGAAGATCGCCGAGCGGGTGCTGAAGGAGGTCAACGAACGGCTGAAGTTCCTGGTCGACGTCGGCCTCGACTATCTCTCGCTGAACCGCGCGGCCGGCACCCTCTCCGGCGGCGAGGCACAGCGCATCCGGCTCGCCACCCAGATCGGCTCCGGCCTGGTCGGCGTGCTCTACGTCCTGGACGAGCCGTCCATCGGGCTGCACCAGCGCGACAACCACCGGCTCATCGAGACCCTCGTCCGGCTGCGCGACATGGGCAATACGCTCATCGTCGTCGAGCACGACGAGGACACCATCAAGGTGGCCGACTGGGTCGTCGACATCGGCCCGGGCGCCGGTGAGCACGGCGGCAAGGTCGTGCACTCCGGCTCCTTGAAGGACCTGCTGGGCAACAAGGCGTCGATCACCGGTCAGTATCTGTCCGGGAAGCGGGCCATCCCGACGCCGGACATCCGCCGGCCAACTGACCCGGGACGCCGGCTCACCGTCCACGGTGCCCGTGAGAACAATCTGCGCGACATCGACGTCTCCTTCCCGCTCGGGGTACTGACGGCCGTTACCGGCGTCTCAGGATCCGGCAAGTCGACGCTGGTCAACGACATCCTCTACACCCACCTTGCCCGCGAGCTGAACGGCGCAAAGTCGGTACCGGGACGCCACACCCGCGTCGACGGCGACGACCTCGTCGACAAGGTGGTGCACGTCGACCAGTCGCCCATCGGCCGTACGCCCCGGTCCAACCCGGCGACGTACACCGGCGTCTTCGACCATGTCCGCAGGCTCTTCGCGGAGACGATGGAGGCCAAGGTCCGGGGCTACCTCCCCGGCCGGTTCTCCTTCAACGTCAAGGGCGGCCGCTGCGAGAACTGCTCCGGCGACGGCACCATCAAGATCGAGATGAACTTCCTGCCGGATGTGTATGTCCCGTGCGAGGTCTGCCACGGAGCGCGCTACAACCGGGAGACCCTGGAGGTCCACTACAAGGGCAAGTCCATCGCCGAGGTGCTGGACATGCCGATCGAGGAGGCGCTGCACTTCTTCGAGGCCGTCCCGACGATCTCCCGCCATCTGCGGACGCTCAACGAGGTGGGCCTCGGCTATGTCCGGCTCGGCCAGTCCGCGCCGACGCTCTCCGGCGGTGAGGCACAGCGGGTGAAGCTGGCCTCGGAGCTCCAGAAGCGCTCCACCGGCAGTACGGTCTACGTCCTGGACGAGCCGACGACCGGTCTGCACTTCGAGGACATCAGCAAGCTGATCCACGTGCTGTCCGGGCTGGTCGACAAGGGCAACACGGTCATCGTCATCGAGCACAACATGGATGTCATCAAGACTGCCGACTGGGTCATCGACATGGGCCCGGAAGGTGGCAATGGCGGCGGCCTGGTCATCGCCGAAGGCAGTCCGGAACAGGTCGCGGGAGTCCCGACCAGCCACACCGGCAAGTTCCTGCGGGACATCCTGGACGCCGAGCGGATCAGCGACGCGGTGGTGCCCGCGCCGCGCAGCGCCACGAAGAAGGCGCCGGTGAAGAAGACGCCGGTGAAGAAGGCCGCAGCGGTGAAGAAGACGGTCGCCGCGAAGGCGGCCCCGGCGAAGAAGACGGCCACGGCGCGCACCAGCCGGGCCCGCAAGGCCTGA